One segment of Paenibacillus pabuli DNA contains the following:
- a CDS encoding GNAT family N-acetyltransferase, with amino-acid sequence MDIRKLTNDDFEACMTLSEYAFQFELNEEQLEKRREEFNSHNVLGVYEDGQVGAKLQIIPFQTYIQGRSFAMGGIAGVATWPEYRRKGWVAGLLKFALEEMNRNKQSISFLHPFSFAFYRKYGWETYVEFKNYKMSTDQLPTKKPTTGTLRRGNPELSVLKEVYDTYAERYNGTLSRDDAWWENSVYAKKGSQRAVYYDEAGLPQGYVLYEVKDRKFTIGELVHLNEEARQGLWTFIANHDSMIDEVTLKAPANDTLAFQLDNPRIQQEVTPYFMARIVSVEQFISQYPFASQDSPVQIQLEVEDAHAPWNEGVWELNVAMNGTASIWKKGELTTEDQPAQHIRLNIQSLTAVLMGYRRPAEMARIDRIQGSEEDIQALEKAIPVRHTYLMDFF; translated from the coding sequence ATGGATATTCGCAAATTAACCAATGATGATTTCGAAGCGTGTATGACGCTTTCGGAGTACGCTTTTCAGTTTGAATTAAATGAGGAACAGCTTGAAAAGCGCCGTGAGGAATTCAACTCACACAATGTGTTGGGAGTATATGAGGATGGACAAGTTGGAGCCAAGCTTCAGATCATTCCTTTTCAAACTTATATTCAAGGTCGATCATTTGCGATGGGCGGTATTGCGGGTGTAGCAACATGGCCGGAATACCGGCGCAAAGGTTGGGTAGCAGGGCTGCTTAAATTTGCATTGGAAGAGATGAATCGGAATAAACAAAGTATTTCCTTCCTGCATCCGTTCTCGTTTGCTTTTTATCGGAAATATGGATGGGAGACATATGTAGAGTTTAAAAATTATAAGATGTCTACCGATCAATTACCTACGAAGAAGCCAACTACCGGTACTCTCCGGCGGGGCAATCCAGAGCTATCGGTGCTGAAAGAGGTATATGATACGTATGCAGAACGTTACAACGGAACCTTAAGCCGAGATGATGCTTGGTGGGAAAATTCAGTTTATGCCAAGAAGGGGAGCCAGCGGGCTGTTTACTATGATGAAGCAGGACTGCCACAAGGCTACGTACTTTACGAGGTCAAGGATAGAAAGTTTACCATTGGTGAGTTGGTGCATCTAAATGAAGAGGCAAGACAAGGGCTGTGGACATTTATCGCCAACCATGACTCGATGATTGATGAAGTGACGTTAAAAGCGCCTGCGAACGATACACTGGCCTTTCAACTGGATAATCCACGGATTCAGCAGGAGGTTACCCCATACTTTATGGCGAGAATCGTTAGTGTGGAGCAGTTCATTTCGCAGTATCCTTTTGCAAGCCAAGACTCTCCGGTACAGATTCAGCTTGAGGTAGAAGACGCACATGCACCGTGGAATGAAGGGGTTTGGGAATTGAACGTGGCTATGAACGGAACAGCTTCCATCTGGAAAAAAGGGGAGCTTACTACGGAAGATCAGCCTGCTCAGCATATCAGACTTAACATCCAATCGCTAACGGCAGTGTTGATGGGGTATCGCAGACCCGCTGAGATGGCCCGAATCGACAGGATTCAAGGCTCGGAAGAGGATATTCAGGCTTTGGAAAAAGCGATACCTGTTCGCCATACCTACCTGATGGATTTCTTCTGA
- a CDS encoding molybdopterin-dependent oxidoreductase: protein MEQWLKNLRKGYGKKLVSIHFWNAWIVVILAVTGLMLVGGFWREILGMGRVWLKWLHIIVGLAMLAPVVYYLILASKHWKQLRNRPWQKVNTIIVLVLLIGWLISGIVLWQFKLAGPKWSNAALLTHDLLTWLGLPYIIYHSITRTKWLKDSTRRTVSAGKSTKAISGTADSLGISGENATTAAATSAPRSDHASATTLPDQPQKPQPVYTRRAFIRSAVGVGLAVTLGPTFVSWVGRNLSIDNSIDSMLENDPNRLSPLPQPAAASSPPIGGGAEGHFRVYTVTPIPSFSNENWSFRIDGLVERAQSWNWEQFVKLTRTVQVSDFHCVTGWSVYKNTWEGISLKQLLSQAGVKPEAHSVKFYSGDGVYTDAITMDQAQMEDIMVAVMHDGKPIPADLGGPVRLVIPQMYAYKSVKWLNRIELIESEHIGYWEERGYDKDAWLTGAAQRIPNISS from the coding sequence TTGGAACAGTGGCTAAAAAACCTTCGTAAGGGATACGGCAAGAAACTCGTGTCTATCCACTTCTGGAATGCCTGGATCGTAGTGATCCTCGCCGTCACGGGACTTATGTTAGTCGGTGGGTTCTGGCGTGAAATACTCGGTATGGGGCGCGTATGGCTAAAATGGCTTCATATTATTGTTGGGTTGGCTATGCTAGCACCTGTTGTTTATTACTTGATACTGGCGAGCAAACACTGGAAACAGCTCCGGAACAGACCTTGGCAAAAAGTGAATACGATCATCGTGCTTGTTCTGCTGATTGGCTGGCTAATCTCAGGCATTGTATTATGGCAATTTAAACTCGCGGGACCGAAATGGTCAAATGCCGCACTTTTGACTCATGATTTGTTAACTTGGTTGGGTCTGCCCTACATCATCTACCACTCCATTACCCGTACCAAATGGTTAAAAGATTCGACACGCCGTACGGTGAGTGCTGGCAAATCGACGAAAGCAATCAGCGGCACAGCCGATTCATTGGGCATATCTGGAGAAAATGCAACTACAGCAGCTGCAACCTCAGCTCCTAGATCTGATCATGCTTCTGCGACAACTTTACCTGATCAACCTCAGAAACCCCAACCGGTGTATACACGGCGTGCGTTTATTCGGTCAGCTGTAGGTGTGGGGTTAGCCGTAACACTCGGCCCTACCTTTGTCTCTTGGGTTGGACGTAATCTCAGTATAGACAACAGCATCGACAGTATGCTGGAGAACGACCCCAATCGGCTGAGTCCGTTGCCGCAACCCGCGGCTGCCTCTTCCCCTCCCATTGGAGGAGGTGCAGAAGGTCATTTCCGAGTATACACGGTTACTCCCATTCCCTCGTTTTCAAATGAGAATTGGTCATTTCGGATCGATGGGCTTGTCGAACGGGCGCAGAGTTGGAATTGGGAACAATTCGTCAAGCTCACTCGCACCGTACAGGTCAGTGATTTCCATTGTGTAACTGGCTGGTCCGTATATAAGAACACGTGGGAAGGGATCTCTCTTAAACAACTGTTGAGCCAAGCCGGAGTAAAACCCGAAGCACACAGTGTCAAATTTTACTCTGGAGACGGGGTATATACGGATGCCATTACGATGGATCAGGCACAGATGGAAGATATCATGGTAGCCGTCATGCATGATGGCAAACCCATCCCCGCAGATCTCGGTGGTCCGGTACGACTTGTGATTCCCCAGATGTATGCCTATAAGTCGGTAAAATGGTTGAATCGTATTGAGCTCATCGAAAGTGAACATATCGGTTACTGGGAAGAACGAGGATACGACAAGGATGCATGGCTTACAGGCGCAGCTCAGCGCATCCCCAATATCAGTTCCTAA
- the ligA gene encoding NAD-dependent DNA ligase LigA, with protein MDPMHRMEQLVTELNQHNYQYYTMDQPQISDKEYDLLYDELVTLEQESGMVLPDSPTQRVGGELLKGFTPHRHLSPLWSLDKAQNIEQLRSWNTRVLKLVGDYNSKNPGNPLPEPGYVIELKFDGLTLNLTYTNGELVQASTRGNGTVGEGILAQVKTIKSVPLRIPYTGGTIEVQGEGIMNLSVLNRYNETAAEPLKNARNAAAGALRNLNPKTTAERRLNAYFYNVGYSDDIQFANHQQMMDFLRENRFKVNPSITYFHEFDDVMEQLAAIQENRGQLDYLIDGAVIKITDMRTREVLGYTDKFPRWAVAYKFEAEETTTVLNSVVWNVGRTGKVTPLARVEPVELAGVTVSNCTLNNVGDIERKNLKFALGTRVFIRRSNDVIPEILGKVTEESDGEEIIYPEQCPACGFPLEQRGAHLFCNNKLACKPQTVARISHFASRDAMDIETFSEKTAIQLYDELSVREPADLYTLQFDDLVKLERFGEKKASNLLAALEHSKDRDLASFLYALGIPNTGKSTTRMLADHYRDLHAIMNATVEELVELPDVGGIVAESIVTFFADPFTQAAIEKMLDLGVKAQAPEAPAVVVEDSFFSGKTVVLTGTLHQLTRDEATQRLEALGAKVTGSVSKKTDLVIAGEKAGSKLAKAHDLGIPTIEDEDELVRLLNQ; from the coding sequence ATGGACCCGATGCACCGGATGGAGCAACTCGTGACCGAGCTGAACCAGCATAATTATCAGTACTACACGATGGATCAGCCGCAGATCAGTGACAAGGAATATGATCTTCTGTACGACGAACTGGTTACGCTTGAACAGGAGAGCGGGATGGTTTTGCCCGATTCTCCAACCCAGCGTGTGGGTGGCGAACTGCTGAAGGGGTTTACCCCGCATCGCCATCTTTCCCCACTCTGGAGTCTGGACAAAGCCCAGAACATCGAGCAGCTGCGGAGCTGGAATACTCGTGTGCTGAAGCTGGTGGGCGACTATAACAGCAAAAATCCGGGTAATCCTTTACCGGAACCCGGCTATGTCATCGAGTTGAAGTTTGATGGGCTCACCCTGAACCTGACATACACCAATGGTGAATTGGTACAGGCCTCTACACGCGGGAACGGAACCGTAGGCGAGGGGATTTTGGCACAAGTGAAAACGATCAAATCCGTCCCGCTCAGAATTCCGTATACCGGCGGTACGATCGAAGTACAGGGTGAAGGCATCATGAATCTCTCTGTCCTGAACCGATACAACGAAACCGCGGCAGAGCCGCTTAAAAATGCTCGTAACGCAGCAGCGGGAGCGCTGCGCAACCTGAATCCGAAGACAACGGCGGAGCGTCGACTTAATGCTTATTTTTACAATGTAGGGTACTCGGACGACATTCAATTTGCCAATCATCAGCAGATGATGGATTTTCTGCGTGAGAACCGTTTCAAAGTTAACCCATCGATTACGTACTTCCATGAATTTGATGATGTGATGGAACAGCTTGCCGCCATTCAGGAGAATCGGGGACAGCTGGACTACCTGATTGATGGGGCCGTTATCAAAATCACCGACATGCGCACACGTGAAGTGCTGGGTTATACCGATAAGTTCCCACGTTGGGCTGTAGCCTATAAATTCGAGGCAGAAGAGACCACGACCGTTCTGAATTCCGTTGTATGGAATGTGGGCCGTACCGGTAAAGTAACTCCGCTCGCACGTGTAGAACCGGTCGAACTGGCGGGAGTAACGGTTTCGAATTGTACATTGAACAATGTGGGCGATATTGAGCGTAAAAATCTGAAGTTTGCCTTGGGCACACGTGTCTTCATCCGCCGCTCCAATGATGTCATTCCTGAAATCCTGGGTAAAGTGACTGAAGAGAGTGATGGGGAAGAGATCATATATCCAGAGCAGTGTCCGGCTTGCGGATTCCCGCTTGAGCAGCGCGGAGCTCATCTGTTCTGTAATAACAAATTGGCATGTAAACCGCAGACCGTTGCTCGAATTTCTCATTTTGCTTCCCGTGATGCAATGGATATTGAGACATTCAGTGAGAAGACAGCGATTCAGCTGTACGATGAGCTCAGTGTGCGTGAGCCGGCTGATCTGTATACATTGCAATTTGACGACCTGGTGAAGCTGGAGCGGTTTGGTGAAAAGAAAGCGAGCAACCTTCTCGCTGCGCTGGAGCATAGTAAGGATCGTGACCTTGCATCGTTCCTGTACGCGCTGGGCATTCCGAATACAGGTAAATCAACGACGCGCATGCTGGCTGACCATTATCGTGATTTGCATGCGATTATGAACGCAACCGTGGAGGAACTTGTTGAACTTCCAGACGTAGGCGGCATTGTGGCCGAGAGTATTGTGACGTTCTTCGCAGATCCGTTTACCCAGGCTGCCATTGAAAAAATGCTGGATTTGGGCGTAAAAGCCCAGGCACCGGAAGCGCCTGCAGTGGTGGTCGAAGATTCCTTCTTTAGTGGCAAAACGGTCGTGCTGACCGGAACACTGCATCAACTGACACGTGACGAGGCAACGCAAAGACTGGAAGCACTCGGAGCGAAAGTGACAGGAAGTGTCTCGAAAAAGACCGACCTTGTCATTGCTGGAGAGAAGGCAGGCAGCAAGCTGGCCAAAGCACATGATCTAGGCATCCCAACCATTGAGGATGAGGATGAACTCGTTCGTCTTTTGAATCAGTAG
- the pcrA gene encoding DNA helicase PcrA, whose protein sequence is MQPVNIHDAVARLNTPQRQAVEATDGPLLIMAGAGSGKTRVLTHRIAYLIATRKTPPWGILAITFTNKAAREMQDRVSQLVGGSQGRDIWVSTFHSMCVRILRRDIERIGFTSNFSILDSSDQLSVIRSCMKDQNIDTKKFEPKAVQAMMSTAKNELIGPDQYEKQAGDYFEGIVAKVYKMYQKRLRANNSLDFDDLIMATIQLFKEVPEVLDFYQKKFQYIHVDEYQDTNRAQYMLCRMLADSHHRICVVGDSDQSIYRWRGADISNILNFEKDYPEAQTIMLEQNYRSTSTILNAANEVIGLNSGRKPKKLWTDKEGGSKIKVYRADSEHDEGYFVTSEISKNVKNGKSYQNHAILYRTNAQSRVIEEILIKSDIPYQIVGGIKFYDRKEIKDILAYLRLLSNPDDDISLTRIINVPKRSIGDTTVAKLAAAAGERGISIFRVLQVVDDLGFAGRTRNALVEFYDMIAALHQMVEYLSVTELTEKILEMSQYRLEMQNENTLESRARLENIEEFLSVTMEFEKNNEDKTLVSFLTDLALIADIDSMNDDEEDQSDAVTLMTMHSAKGLEFPVVFIVGMEEGVFPHSRAFMDNEELEEERRLAYVGITRAEEQLFLSCAQMRTLFGRTTANPPSRFLDEIPDELKEDTSIVRDRYRRGANAGGSYGGRGLGTSGGSNFGGGSAAKLFEQQSRSGSSATASAPTSRVTTSTSRPTYAAPSSASKPAASNSEAGFKAGDKVQHGKWGTGTIVAVKGTGNDTELQIAFPAPVGVKRLLAGFAPITKVE, encoded by the coding sequence ATGCAACCTGTAAATATACATGATGCCGTAGCACGGCTTAACACCCCTCAGCGGCAAGCCGTCGAGGCAACCGATGGACCACTATTGATTATGGCCGGAGCGGGCAGTGGTAAGACCCGGGTGCTGACACACCGGATTGCTTACCTTATCGCAACACGCAAGACACCTCCATGGGGCATTTTGGCGATTACATTTACGAACAAAGCTGCTCGTGAGATGCAGGACCGGGTATCCCAGCTCGTTGGTGGCTCACAGGGTCGCGACATTTGGGTATCCACGTTCCACTCCATGTGCGTGCGCATCCTGCGCCGGGACATTGAACGCATTGGTTTTACTTCGAACTTCAGTATCTTGGACTCATCCGACCAGTTATCCGTTATTCGCAGTTGTATGAAAGACCAGAATATCGACACCAAGAAATTCGAACCAAAAGCTGTTCAGGCCATGATGAGTACCGCGAAAAATGAACTGATCGGTCCTGACCAGTATGAGAAGCAGGCTGGCGACTATTTTGAAGGCATTGTGGCGAAGGTATATAAAATGTACCAGAAACGTCTGAGAGCCAATAATTCACTCGACTTCGACGATCTCATTATGGCAACCATTCAACTGTTCAAAGAAGTGCCGGAAGTCCTCGACTTTTACCAAAAGAAATTCCAATACATCCATGTCGATGAGTATCAGGATACGAACCGTGCGCAGTACATGCTGTGCCGCATGCTGGCTGACAGCCATCACCGGATCTGCGTGGTTGGGGATAGTGACCAATCGATCTACCGCTGGCGCGGGGCGGATATTAGCAACATTCTGAACTTTGAGAAAGACTATCCAGAGGCACAGACCATTATGCTGGAGCAGAATTACCGTTCGACGTCCACCATCCTGAATGCAGCGAATGAGGTCATTGGCCTCAACTCCGGACGCAAGCCGAAGAAGCTGTGGACGGACAAGGAGGGTGGTTCGAAGATCAAGGTATACCGTGCAGACTCCGAGCATGATGAAGGGTATTTTGTTACCTCCGAGATTAGTAAAAACGTCAAGAACGGCAAATCCTATCAAAACCATGCCATTTTGTACCGTACCAACGCCCAGTCCCGGGTTATAGAGGAAATTCTGATCAAGTCTGATATTCCGTATCAGATTGTCGGCGGCATCAAGTTCTATGATCGTAAAGAGATCAAGGACATCCTGGCGTACCTTCGCCTGCTATCTAACCCCGACGATGATATCAGCCTCACCCGGATCATTAATGTGCCTAAACGCAGCATTGGTGATACAACCGTGGCGAAGCTGGCAGCTGCAGCAGGAGAACGTGGGATTTCCATATTCCGTGTACTTCAGGTCGTGGACGATCTCGGCTTTGCGGGCCGCACGCGGAACGCGCTGGTGGAGTTCTACGACATGATTGCTGCGCTGCATCAGATGGTAGAGTATCTATCTGTAACGGAGCTGACCGAGAAGATTCTGGAGATGAGTCAATATCGTCTTGAGATGCAGAACGAAAATACACTTGAATCCCGTGCACGTCTGGAAAACATTGAAGAGTTCCTTTCCGTGACCATGGAATTTGAGAAAAATAATGAAGACAAAACGCTTGTCTCGTTCCTCACCGATCTGGCACTCATTGCAGATATCGACAGCATGAACGATGATGAAGAGGATCAGAGCGACGCGGTTACTCTAATGACGATGCACAGTGCCAAAGGTCTGGAATTCCCTGTTGTGTTCATCGTGGGTATGGAGGAAGGCGTCTTCCCACACAGCCGGGCCTTTATGGATAATGAAGAGTTGGAGGAAGAACGCAGACTTGCTTATGTAGGGATCACTCGTGCAGAAGAACAGCTCTTCTTGTCTTGTGCGCAGATGAGAACCCTGTTCGGACGAACAACGGCGAATCCGCCTTCCCGCTTCCTGGATGAAATTCCGGATGAGCTAAAAGAGGATACTTCCATTGTCCGTGACCGTTACCGTCGTGGCGCCAATGCAGGAGGTTCCTATGGCGGACGTGGACTGGGCACCAGTGGTGGAAGCAACTTTGGTGGCGGTAGTGCGGCCAAGCTCTTTGAACAACAGAGCAGAAGTGGTTCCTCTGCTACCGCATCCGCGCCAACTTCCCGTGTGACTACAAGTACCTCTCGCCCAACATATGCTGCGCCTTCATCTGCCTCCAAGCCTGCAGCTTCCAATAGTGAAGCAGGCTTCAAGGCAGGAGATAAAGTGCAGCATGGCAAATGGGGTACGGGTACCATTGTCGCGGTGAAAGGTACGGGCAACGATACAGAACTGCAGATTGCCTTCCCGGCTCCGGTCGGTGTGAAACGCTTGCTCGCCGGCTTTGCCCCAATTACCAAAGTAGAATAA
- a CDS encoding heptaprenylglyceryl phosphate synthase, with amino-acid sequence MIDMIKQWRHVFKLDPDREITDEALDLVCMSGTDAIIVGGSSGITYDNTVDLMSRVRRYELPCVLEVSDLEAVVPGFDGYLIPMVLNATDSKWMIGHHQQAIERFGYLIPWDLLIAEGYIVLNADSTVARLTGADTELTTGAAVAYAQAAERLLNLPIVYMEYSGTFGDMELVDETHRQLDRAHLIYGGGIDNPEKAAQASEVADTVVVGNIVYSDLKKALETVQAVKGTV; translated from the coding sequence TTGATAGACATGATTAAGCAGTGGAGACACGTATTTAAGCTCGACCCGGACCGGGAAATCACGGATGAAGCACTCGATCTGGTGTGTATGTCAGGGACCGACGCTATCATCGTTGGGGGGTCTTCGGGAATCACCTATGATAACACGGTAGACCTGATGTCCCGCGTGCGTCGCTACGAGCTGCCCTGTGTGCTGGAAGTATCCGATCTGGAGGCGGTTGTCCCTGGTTTTGACGGATATCTGATCCCGATGGTGCTGAATGCAACGGATAGCAAATGGATGATTGGGCACCATCAACAGGCCATCGAACGTTTTGGCTACCTTATTCCGTGGGATCTGCTGATTGCCGAGGGGTATATCGTGCTTAATGCCGACTCCACCGTAGCGCGTTTGACTGGAGCAGATACGGAACTGACGACGGGTGCGGCGGTGGCGTATGCACAAGCTGCAGAGCGGCTGCTCAATCTTCCTATTGTATATATGGAGTACAGCGGAACGTTTGGCGATATGGAGCTGGTCGACGAGACCCATAGGCAATTGGATCGTGCACATCTCATTTATGGCGGGGGAATCGACAATCCTGAGAAAGCAGCACAAGCTTCCGAAGTTGCAGACACCGTCGTTGTGGGTAACATTGTGTACAGCGATTTGAAGAAGGCACTCGAGACGGTACAAGCTGTAAAAGGAACCGTTTAA
- a CDS encoding phosphatidylinositol-specific phospholipase C/glycerophosphodiester phosphodiesterase family protein, with the protein MKRIAAVMTLLLVTVGTLFFAYDSQGEQQRNGFTAYRLIAHAMGSIRDQPYTNAYEAMIANYEKGTRVFEIDFMLTSDRVAVARHEWTANMSKLLGQEEELPEDKQAGALTHDEFMNTPILGMYQPMDAEGIVNVLSQYPDMYIVTDTKEQKDEDIQQVLSSLVNAAKKKDPSVLNRIVVQIYNEPMLDTVKEIYAFPSIIYTLYATQDTEAQVVDFVENNDIDAVTMPEYKVNQNFVAKLKKAGAVTYVHTINDTDQVANYEKWGVYGVYSDVLTEEELDQMNTRFAWKP; encoded by the coding sequence ATGAAACGAATTGCCGCCGTCATGACATTACTGCTCGTTACCGTGGGTACACTCTTTTTTGCCTATGACAGTCAAGGTGAGCAACAGCGTAATGGGTTTACAGCCTATAGATTGATTGCCCATGCCATGGGCAGTATCCGTGATCAGCCTTATACCAACGCTTATGAAGCGATGATCGCTAATTATGAAAAAGGCACAAGAGTGTTTGAGATCGACTTCATGCTCACCTCAGATCGCGTAGCTGTAGCCAGACATGAATGGACTGCCAATATGAGCAAACTGCTAGGGCAGGAAGAGGAGCTTCCTGAAGACAAACAGGCTGGGGCACTTACGCATGATGAATTTATGAACACCCCAATTTTGGGCATGTATCAACCCATGGATGCAGAAGGCATCGTTAATGTGCTGTCGCAATATCCCGATATGTATATCGTAACGGATACCAAAGAGCAGAAGGATGAGGACATTCAGCAGGTGTTATCTTCTCTCGTCAATGCTGCCAAAAAGAAAGATCCATCTGTACTCAATCGTATCGTGGTGCAGATTTATAATGAGCCAATGCTGGACACTGTGAAAGAAATCTATGCGTTCCCTTCCATTATCTATACCCTCTATGCCACTCAGGATACGGAAGCACAGGTCGTTGATTTTGTGGAGAACAATGACATCGATGCCGTAACCATGCCGGAATACAAAGTGAATCAGAATTTCGTCGCCAAACTGAAGAAGGCGGGCGCTGTTACTTACGTGCATACCATCAATGACACCGACCAGGTGGCCAACTATGAAAAGTGGGGCGTATATGGCGTCTATTCAGATGTGCTGACGGAAGAAGAGCTGGATCAGATGAATACTCGTTTTGCCTGGAAGCCGTAA
- a CDS encoding undecaprenyl-phosphate glucose phosphotransferase, whose protein sequence is MIRRNQQFLTQLYIAADFMVIQFSFLMAWWIKFESDLLINHGSLPIEKYFAWSLVYGGLSIIAGVMSSLYMPKRKKRFVDEFIKLIQVHGIAFFMLMSLMFFFKEVDISRAYLAMYMIGNVAFTLIYRYIVKLQLRRLRKKGFNRQFVLILGAGSLGKRFYDNLRSYPDLGYEVYGFLDDYRRWDPEEQQRYKPIIGRIDQLEQILSTHLIDEVILALPLDAHDKYPHIIEVCEKAGVRTLIIPDFFDYLPARPHFDNFAGMPMINVRDIPLDMAVNRLMKRAFDILFSLVAIILTSPVMAIVAIGVRVTSPGPVIFKQERVGLNRRNFMMFKFRSMKVIPEGVVDTGWSTKDDPRRTAFGTFIRRTSLDELPQFFNVLLGHMSVVGPRPERPYYVNQFRDEIPKYMIKHHVRPGITGLAQSKGLRGDTSIEDRIEQDIFYIENWSLLFDIKIIWETIRNGLKNAY, encoded by the coding sequence ATGATTCGTCGTAATCAGCAATTTCTGACTCAACTATATATTGCGGCTGATTTCATGGTGATACAGTTTTCCTTCTTAATGGCTTGGTGGATTAAGTTTGAAAGTGACCTGCTTATCAACCATGGTTCGTTGCCAATCGAAAAGTATTTTGCATGGAGCTTAGTGTACGGGGGACTTTCAATTATAGCGGGTGTGATGTCTTCCCTTTATATGCCCAAACGGAAAAAACGTTTTGTAGATGAATTCATAAAACTGATTCAGGTCCATGGCATAGCTTTCTTTATGCTGATGAGCTTAATGTTCTTCTTCAAGGAAGTCGACATTTCTCGTGCATATCTGGCCATGTACATGATTGGTAACGTTGCTTTTACCCTAATCTACCGTTACATCGTCAAACTTCAACTGAGAAGACTACGGAAAAAGGGCTTCAACCGTCAATTCGTATTGATCCTTGGGGCAGGTTCTTTAGGCAAACGTTTCTATGATAACCTCCGTAGTTATCCTGATCTCGGGTACGAGGTATATGGTTTTCTCGATGATTATCGTCGCTGGGATCCAGAGGAGCAGCAGCGCTACAAGCCGATCATAGGACGCATTGATCAGTTGGAACAAATTCTGTCGACTCATTTGATCGACGAGGTGATTCTTGCACTTCCTTTGGATGCCCACGACAAGTATCCACATATCATTGAAGTGTGCGAGAAGGCTGGCGTAAGGACACTGATTATTCCAGACTTCTTTGATTACCTTCCGGCCCGGCCGCATTTCGACAATTTTGCTGGCATGCCGATGATTAACGTGCGTGATATCCCGCTGGATATGGCCGTAAACCGATTGATGAAACGTGCATTCGATATTCTGTTTTCTCTCGTCGCCATAATACTGACTTCTCCAGTGATGGCCATTGTGGCAATAGGTGTAAGAGTGACATCGCCTGGACCGGTCATTTTCAAACAGGAGCGTGTTGGGCTCAACCGACGCAACTTCATGATGTTTAAATTTCGCTCCATGAAAGTCATTCCTGAAGGCGTGGTTGATACCGGTTGGTCCACGAAGGATGATCCGCGTCGAACTGCATTCGGTACATTTATAAGACGCACCAGCCTGGATGAGTTGCCTCAATTCTTCAATGTGCTGCTGGGTCATATGAGTGTAGTCGGCCCAAGACCGGAACGTCCATACTACGTGAATCAATTCCGGGATGAAATTCCAAAGTATATGATTAAACATCACGTCCGCCCAGGAATTACGGGATTGGCGCAGAGTAAAGGATTAAGAGGAGATACCTCCATCGAGGATCGGATCGAACAGGACATCTTTTATATTGAAAACTGGTCTTTATTATTCGATATCAAGATCATATGGGAAACCATTCGAAATGGTCTCAAGAATGCGTATTAG